In Streptomyces sp. P3, one DNA window encodes the following:
- a CDS encoding aminotransferase class I/II-fold pyridoxal phosphate-dependent enzyme: protein MDSADAMTERPLTLAEYEALARPRLEPGVWDFLAGGAGEERTLAANLAVFDRLRLRPRVLTGGGAPATATRILGRTWSLPLGIAPMAYHTLAHPDGEVATARGAGRLGVPLVVSTFASRTFESIARAAAAPLWLQVYCFRDRSTTRDLVQRAERAGFEALVLTVDAPHLGRRLRDLRNDFRLPDGVVPANLQGGDFASPGGHARTEFDPTLEWSTIEWLRSVSSLPVLVKGILTAEDARLALAAGVDGIVVSNHGGRQLDGAPATLEMLPEIAQTVAGARPLLLDGGVRRGADVLAALGLGADAVLLGRPVLHGLAVNGAQGVEHLLGLVAEELTEAMTLTGTASVAAAGPELVAEADPWGRPAALRRPGPTRQDRSAGDLRRDELHGSVTDPVLDTMNFLNEVTQRYPEAISFAPGRPYAGFFETEQIFTYLRRYLDHLAEGGASPEDIRSALFQYGPTAGQIRELIADMLRADEGIDVPAESIVVTVGAQEAMLIVLRALISGPADVLLVSSPCYVGITGAARLFDIVPSAVPEAPGGFRCADLETAILAERARGRRPRAFYVVPDHSNPSGTTMPLAQRRELLELAARHDILILEDSPYRMVSPGRQLPTLKSLDRSRRVVHLGSLSKTLFPGTRVGFAVADQVVVGADGATGLLADELTRIKSMVTVNTSPVSQAVVAGMLLAVGGRTAEFNAGTARYYGDAMRATLRELDRCFPEPERAALGVRWNTPTGGFFLAVDVPFTAGTAALELAAEKFGVIWTPMSYFFPQGGGERSLRLSVSYLTQPQIAEGVGRLADFIRFAADARP, encoded by the coding sequence ATGGACAGCGCCGACGCCATGACGGAACGCCCGCTGACCCTCGCCGAGTACGAGGCCCTGGCCCGCCCCCGGCTGGAGCCCGGCGTCTGGGACTTCCTCGCGGGCGGCGCGGGCGAGGAGCGCACCCTCGCCGCCAACCTGGCGGTGTTCGACCGCCTTCGGCTGCGCCCCAGGGTGCTGACCGGCGGCGGCGCGCCCGCCACCGCCACCCGGATCCTCGGCCGGACCTGGTCCCTGCCGCTCGGCATCGCACCCATGGCCTACCACACGCTGGCCCACCCGGACGGCGAGGTCGCCACCGCCCGCGGCGCCGGCCGGCTCGGCGTCCCGCTGGTCGTCAGCACCTTCGCGAGCCGCACCTTCGAGTCCATCGCCCGGGCCGCCGCCGCGCCGCTCTGGCTCCAGGTGTACTGCTTCCGCGACCGCTCCACCACGCGTGATCTCGTCCAGCGCGCCGAGCGGGCCGGATTCGAGGCACTGGTGCTCACCGTGGACGCCCCGCACCTCGGCCGCCGACTGCGCGACCTGCGCAATGACTTCCGGCTGCCGGACGGCGTCGTACCGGCCAACCTTCAAGGCGGGGACTTCGCCTCGCCCGGCGGGCACGCCCGAACCGAGTTCGACCCCACCCTGGAGTGGTCGACCATCGAGTGGCTGCGGTCCGTCAGCTCACTGCCGGTGCTGGTGAAGGGCATCCTGACCGCCGAGGACGCCCGCCTGGCGCTCGCCGCCGGGGTGGACGGCATCGTGGTGTCCAACCACGGCGGCCGCCAACTGGACGGCGCCCCGGCCACCCTGGAGATGCTGCCGGAGATCGCGCAGACGGTCGCGGGCGCCCGCCCCCTGCTCCTCGACGGCGGGGTGCGGCGCGGCGCGGACGTCCTCGCGGCGCTGGGCCTGGGAGCCGACGCCGTCCTGCTCGGGCGGCCGGTGCTGCACGGCCTGGCCGTGAACGGCGCACAGGGCGTCGAGCACCTCCTCGGCCTCGTCGCCGAGGAGCTGACCGAGGCGATGACGCTCACCGGCACCGCCTCCGTCGCCGCGGCCGGCCCGGAGCTGGTGGCCGAAGCGGACCCGTGGGGCCGGCCGGCGGCGCTCCGCCGCCCCGGCCCCACCCGGCAGGACCGGTCGGCCGGCGACCTGCGCCGGGACGAACTGCACGGCAGCGTCACCGACCCGGTGCTCGACACCATGAACTTCCTCAACGAGGTCACACAGCGCTATCCCGAAGCGATCTCCTTCGCGCCCGGCCGCCCGTACGCCGGCTTCTTCGAGACCGAGCAGATCTTCACGTACCTGCGCCGCTATCTGGACCACCTGGCCGAGGGCGGCGCCTCGCCCGAGGACATCCGCTCGGCGCTCTTCCAGTACGGCCCGACAGCCGGCCAGATCCGCGAGCTGATCGCCGACATGCTGCGGGCGGACGAGGGCATCGACGTGCCCGCCGAGTCCATCGTGGTGACGGTCGGAGCCCAGGAGGCGATGCTCATCGTCCTCCGGGCACTGATCTCCGGTCCTGCGGACGTGCTCCTGGTCTCCAGCCCCTGCTACGTGGGCATCACCGGCGCGGCGCGGCTGTTCGACATCGTGCCGAGCGCTGTCCCGGAGGCGCCGGGCGGGTTCCGCTGCGCCGACCTGGAGACGGCGATACTCGCCGAGCGGGCGCGCGGCCGACGCCCCCGGGCGTTCTACGTCGTGCCGGACCACTCCAACCCGTCCGGGACGACTATGCCGCTCGCACAGCGCCGGGAGCTGCTCGAGCTCGCGGCGCGCCACGACATCCTGATCCTGGAGGACAGCCCATATCGGATGGTCAGCCCCGGCCGGCAACTGCCGACCCTGAAGTCGCTCGACCGCTCACGCCGCGTCGTCCACCTGGGCTCGCTCTCCAAGACGCTCTTCCCGGGCACCCGGGTGGGCTTCGCGGTCGCCGACCAGGTGGTCGTCGGCGCGGACGGCGCCACCGGCCTGCTGGCGGACGAGCTCACCCGAATCAAGAGCATGGTGACGGTGAACACCTCGCCCGTCAGCCAGGCGGTGGTGGCCGGGATGCTGCTCGCCGTCGGCGGGCGGACCGCCGAGTTCAACGCCGGGACGGCCCGCTACTACGGGGACGCCATGCGGGCCACCCTCCGCGAGCTCGACCGGTGCTTCCCCGAGCCGGAGCGAGCGGCGCTCGGCGTCCGGTGGAACACGCCGACCGGGGGCTTCTTCCTGGCCGTCGACGTGCCGTTCACCGCGGGCACCGCGGCCCTGGAGCTCGCCGCGGAGAAGTTCGGGGTCATCTGGACACCGATGTCGTACTTCTTCCCGCAGGGCGGCGGCGAGCGCAGTCTGCGGCTCTCGGTCAGCTATTTGACGCAGCCGCAGATCGCCGAGGGCGTCGGGCGGCTGGCCGACTTCATCCGCTTCGCGGCCGACGCCAGACCCTGA
- the sbnB gene encoding 2,3-diaminopropionate biosynthesis protein SbnB, whose product MTHAPSFSVISGAQVVDVLRGREKQVTALVKKAYRLHGQGRTVNPDSYFLRFPERPSSRIIALPASVGGDVDVHGIKWISSFPENVSAGIPRASAVVVLNDTATGYPLACLESSVISASRTAASAALAAVTLTDRRGVAPRRVGFIGVGLIARYLHTYLVAGGLAFDEVGVFDLSRDNAEGFEGYLSRAGAGPVTIHDSAESLIAGSDLVVLATVAGEPHILDPALFSHNPLVLHVSLRDLSPEIILSSYNIVDDIDHCLKANTSPHLAEQRAGNRDFVDGTLYDLLEGRTTPPADRPVVFSPFGLGVLDLAVAKFVYDEVSAAGSLLTVPDFFHEMKRYG is encoded by the coding sequence ATGACCCATGCCCCCTCCTTCTCCGTCATCTCCGGCGCGCAGGTCGTCGATGTCCTGCGCGGCCGCGAGAAGCAGGTCACCGCGCTGGTCAAGAAGGCGTACCGCCTGCATGGCCAGGGCCGCACGGTGAACCCCGACTCGTACTTCCTGCGTTTCCCCGAGCGGCCGTCCTCCCGGATCATCGCGCTGCCCGCCTCGGTCGGCGGCGACGTGGACGTGCACGGCATCAAGTGGATCTCGTCGTTCCCGGAGAACGTCAGTGCCGGCATTCCGCGCGCCTCCGCCGTGGTCGTCCTCAACGACACCGCGACCGGCTATCCGCTGGCCTGCCTGGAGAGTTCGGTCATCAGTGCCTCGCGCACCGCCGCCTCGGCGGCCCTGGCGGCGGTCACGCTCACCGACCGGCGGGGTGTGGCACCGCGCCGGGTCGGCTTCATCGGCGTCGGGCTGATCGCCCGTTACCTGCACACCTACCTCGTGGCCGGCGGCCTCGCCTTCGACGAGGTCGGCGTCTTCGACCTGTCCCGGGACAACGCGGAGGGCTTCGAGGGATATCTGAGCCGCGCCGGGGCCGGGCCGGTCACGATCCACGACAGCGCCGAGTCACTCATCGCCGGGTCGGACCTCGTCGTGCTGGCCACGGTGGCGGGCGAGCCGCACATCCTCGACCCCGCGCTGTTCTCCCACAACCCGCTCGTCCTGCACGTCTCGCTGCGCGACCTCTCCCCCGAGATCATCCTGTCCTCGTACAACATCGTCGACGACATCGACCACTGCCTGAAGGCGAACACCTCTCCTCACCTGGCCGAACAGCGCGCCGGCAACCGCGACTTCGTCGACGGCACCCTCTACGACCTGCTGGAGGGCCGGACCACTCCCCCGGCGGACCGGCCGGTCGTGTTCTCGCCGTTCGGTCTGGGCGTGCTGGACCTGGCGGTGGCCAAGTTCGTCTACGACGAGGTCAGCGCGGCCGGGAGCCTGCTGACCGTCCCCGACTTCTTCCACGAGATGAAGCGCTACGGCTGA